In one Candidatus Nitronereus thalassa genomic region, the following are encoded:
- the hpnA gene encoding hopanoid-associated sugar epimerase, with the protein MQALVTGGTGFIGNHVVRTLIRQGLDVRVLVRPTSNRQGLKDIPVTFLEGSLNDPGSLEQAVADIDVLFHVAADYRFWVPDPQQMWEVNVGGTRRLLETAMKAGVQRMVYTSSGVTVRCSDTQLGTEEDFVFPEECRSVYQRTKVLAEQTVWELIRQGAPITIVNPTTPIGGWDLKPTPTGRLIVDFLNGRLPAYLDAVFNWIAVEDVAFGHWLAAEKGRCGERYILGHENRSLEEVLALLGEVSGQTPPRFKIPYAVAYIAGAAGEMMGRLSGREPRASLDGVRMAGQPMRYDSRKAMSELGLPQTSLRKAMEEAVNWFRQHGYTTQGETR; encoded by the coding sequence GTGCGCGTTCTGGTCAGACCTACTAGCAATCGGCAAGGGTTGAAGGACATACCTGTTACCTTCCTTGAGGGTTCACTGAATGATCCTGGTTCGCTGGAACAGGCGGTCGCAGACATCGATGTTCTGTTTCACGTCGCGGCAGACTACCGATTTTGGGTGCCCGACCCTCAGCAGATGTGGGAGGTCAATGTCGGCGGGACCCGCCGGCTTCTTGAAACGGCAATGAAAGCCGGAGTCCAACGAATGGTGTATACCTCGAGCGGCGTGACGGTGCGCTGCTCGGATACTCAACTGGGAACCGAAGAAGATTTTGTTTTCCCTGAGGAATGCCGGAGTGTGTATCAGCGGACGAAAGTCTTAGCCGAACAGACGGTCTGGGAACTGATTCGACAGGGAGCGCCCATCACCATCGTAAACCCAACGACTCCTATCGGTGGGTGGGATTTGAAGCCGACGCCGACGGGGCGATTGATTGTCGATTTTCTCAATGGGCGGCTTCCGGCGTATCTGGACGCGGTGTTCAATTGGATCGCAGTGGAAGATGTGGCGTTCGGCCATTGGCTAGCGGCGGAAAAAGGTCGCTGTGGGGAACGCTATATCCTTGGCCATGAAAATCGGTCCCTGGAAGAGGTGCTGGCTCTTCTTGGCGAGGTAAGTGGGCAGACCCCCCCGCGGTTCAAAATTCCCTATGCAGTCGCCTATATCGCCGGGGCGGCAGGAGAGATGATGGGTCGTCTCAGTGGTCGTGAGCCACGCGCATCGTTGGACGGGGTGCGGATGGCGGGGCAACCGATGCGATATGACAGTCGAAAGGCGATGAGCGAACTTGGACTTCCCCAAACTTCCCTACGGAAGGCGATGGAAGAAGCAGTCAACTGGTTTCGCCAACATGGCTATACCACTCAAGGAGAGACAAGATGA